In Tenebrio molitor chromosome 8, icTenMoli1.1, whole genome shotgun sequence, a genomic segment contains:
- the LOC138137359 gene encoding uncharacterized protein isoform X1, which yields MYKIFVKFGHHKIKKIVSVLCLSIQFLFYLLQLYYIIIKFDKDLLIRYSCTMISTLYVFYAVTFDTTYKNQNRLDQFQNFAWSLDSAGAEVKSTILEKTTKTNGICYLMMVFLGLAVVINFPVLGDQSELFLCIRVFEYFFGKWSQILSQIYFVTLFVLWYGSLQLSFIMLYVIQQLQVQIILLNQRIFQIRNNFSCLNDWDKTYSVQYQKDIKESLQLAIKQHCAIIRYVKNLCKDLQIAMPLLIFLGGLSTLSIYFFIMNVRPDTCINSCLCIFFFQNFLANSDIVKIRVLFILMTNISVSVMFAEIGQGLVDETDKIFDAFASCPWYNWNLKNRKTLLICMASSTNPLSFGFAGITIGYNFAVSMARFSFSYALTLFQLNNAK from the exons atgtataaaatttttgtcaaattcgGTCAccacaaaatcaaaaaaattgttagtgtTTTGTGTTTGTCGATTCAATTTCTTTTCTACCTTTTGCAACTGTACTACatcattattaaatttgataaaGATTTGCTGATCAGGTACTCCTGCACGATGATCTCGACTCTTTAC GTTTTTTACGCTGTGACATTCGACACAACGTACAAGAACCAAAACCGCCTGGACCAATTTCAAAACTTCGCTTGGTCTCTCGACAGTGCAGGCGCCGAGGTGAAAAGCACCATCTTGGAAAAGACAACGAAAACAAACGGAATTTGTTATTTGATGATGGTGTTTTTGGGTCTTGCAGTTGTCATCAACTTTCCCGTGTTGGGTGATCAAAGTGAACTTTTTCTCTGTATTCGAgtttttgagtatttttttgggaaatgGTCGCAAATACTgtcccaaatttattttgtaacttTGTTTGTCTTGTGGTACGGAAGTTTGCAACTATCGTTTATAATGTTGTACGTTATTCAACAACTCCAAGTGCAAATTATTCTCCTCAACCaacgaatttttcaaatcCGGAATAATTTTAGCTGTTTGAATGATTGGGACAAAACGTACAGTGTTCAGTACCAAAAGGACATAAAGGAAAGTCTGCAGCTCGCTATTAAACAGCATTGTGCAATCATAAG aTACGTGAAAAATCTTTGCAAAGATTTACAAATAGCAATGccgcttttaatttttcttgggGGACTTTCTACGCTcagtatatattttttcattatgaACGTAAGACCAGACACTTGCATCAATTCCTGTTTgtgtattttctttttccagAATTTTTTAGCCAACAGTGACATTGTAAAAATTCGcgttctttttattttaatgacgAACATTTCCGTGTCCGTAATGTTCGCTGAAATCGGTCAAGGATTAGTCGATGAG ACCGACAAAATTTTCGACGCCTTTGCGTCTTGCCCGTGGTACAATTGGAATTTGAAAAACAGGAAGACGCTCTTGATTTGTATGGCAAGTTCTACAAATCCACTGAGTTTTGGTTTTGCTGGAATTACGATCGGTTACAATTTCGCTGTCAGT ATGGCGAGATTTTCGTTTTCCTACGCGTTGACTTTGTTCCAACTGAATAATGCAAAATAA
- the LOC138137359 gene encoding uncharacterized protein isoform X2 yields the protein MYKIFVKFGHHKIKKIVSVLCLSIQFLFYLLQLYYIIIKFDKDLLIRYSCTMISTLYVFYAVTFDTTYKNQNRLDQFQNFAWSLDSAGAEVKSTILEKTTKTNGICYLMMVFLGLAVVINFPVLGDQSELFLCIRVFEYFFGKWSQILSQIYFVTLFVLWYGSLQLSFIMLYVIQQLQVQIILLNQRIFQIRNNFSCLNDWDKTYSVQYQKDIKESLQLAIKQHCAIIRYVKNLCKDLQIAMPLLIFLGGLSTLSIYFFIMNNFLANSDIVKIRVLFILMTNISVSVMFAEIGQGLVDETDKIFDAFASCPWYNWNLKNRKTLLICMASSTNPLSFGFAGITIGYNFAVSMARFSFSYALTLFQLNNAK from the exons atgtataaaatttttgtcaaattcgGTCAccacaaaatcaaaaaaattgttagtgtTTTGTGTTTGTCGATTCAATTTCTTTTCTACCTTTTGCAACTGTACTACatcattattaaatttgataaaGATTTGCTGATCAGGTACTCCTGCACGATGATCTCGACTCTTTAC GTTTTTTACGCTGTGACATTCGACACAACGTACAAGAACCAAAACCGCCTGGACCAATTTCAAAACTTCGCTTGGTCTCTCGACAGTGCAGGCGCCGAGGTGAAAAGCACCATCTTGGAAAAGACAACGAAAACAAACGGAATTTGTTATTTGATGATGGTGTTTTTGGGTCTTGCAGTTGTCATCAACTTTCCCGTGTTGGGTGATCAAAGTGAACTTTTTCTCTGTATTCGAgtttttgagtatttttttgggaaatgGTCGCAAATACTgtcccaaatttattttgtaacttTGTTTGTCTTGTGGTACGGAAGTTTGCAACTATCGTTTATAATGTTGTACGTTATTCAACAACTCCAAGTGCAAATTATTCTCCTCAACCaacgaatttttcaaatcCGGAATAATTTTAGCTGTTTGAATGATTGGGACAAAACGTACAGTGTTCAGTACCAAAAGGACATAAAGGAAAGTCTGCAGCTCGCTATTAAACAGCATTGTGCAATCATAAG aTACGTGAAAAATCTTTGCAAAGATTTACAAATAGCAATGccgcttttaatttttcttgggGGACTTTCTACGCTcagtatatattttttcattatgaAC AATTTTTTAGCCAACAGTGACATTGTAAAAATTCGcgttctttttattttaatgacgAACATTTCCGTGTCCGTAATGTTCGCTGAAATCGGTCAAGGATTAGTCGATGAG ACCGACAAAATTTTCGACGCCTTTGCGTCTTGCCCGTGGTACAATTGGAATTTGAAAAACAGGAAGACGCTCTTGATTTGTATGGCAAGTTCTACAAATCCACTGAGTTTTGGTTTTGCTGGAATTACGATCGGTTACAATTTCGCTGTCAGT ATGGCGAGATTTTCGTTTTCCTACGCGTTGACTTTGTTCCAACTGAATAATGCAAAATAA